Proteins encoded by one window of Esox lucius isolate fEsoLuc1 chromosome 4, fEsoLuc1.pri, whole genome shotgun sequence:
- the LOC105029334 gene encoding serine protease 23 yields MMPNPGLAPPSTSVLLLSLLLHLSLSSRAPHHPQPVHLPSLVPHAPLPLSRSHFSAQTQLDLTTHCNSSCYHRGEQESGRDHLTEQLAFETLYADGSRTLTTVDVEDEDDFEGVVGPAARPPPLRGPRIASRHKRRKRQIYGADGRFNIRGDHFLLDYPFSTAVRISTGCTGVLVSQRHVLTAAHCVHDGKDYVKGARKLRVGFLTPPYINGTKPDQALAKKPLVRWVRVKRTRVPKGWIQGPQEVSMDFDYALLELRWPHRRPFMRLSVAPSADDLAGKRIHFSGFDSDRSGELVYRFCPVEDESNDLIYQHCDARPGASGSGVYGRVWDTALERWERKVIGVFSGHQWLEINGENRDYNVAVRFTPLKFAQICYWVHGTRVDCSQE; encoded by the coding sequence ATGATGCCAAACCCAGGCCTggctcctccctccacctcagTCCTGCTTCTCTcgctcctcctccacctctccctgtcATCCCGAGCCCCCCATCACCCACAACCCGTCCATCTCCCCTCGCTGGTGCCTCATGCACCCCTGCCCCTCTCCCGCTCTCACTTTAGTGCTCAAACTCAGCTGGACCTCACCACCCACTGCAATTCCAGCTGCTACCACAGGGGGGAGCAGGAGAGCGGTCGCGACCACCTGACCGAGCAGCTGGCCTTCGAGACGCTCTACGCGGACGGCTCTCGTACCCTCACCACTGTGGACGTGGAGGACGAGGATGACTTTGAGGGCGTGGTCGGCCCTGCCGCTCGTCCTCCGCCATTGAGAGGACCTCGAATTGCCAGTCGGCACAAGCGCCGGAAACGGCAGATCTACGGGGCTGACGGGCGTTTCAACATCCGCGGTGACCACTTCCTGCTCGACTATCCGTTCTCCACTGCCGTGCGGATCTCCACCGGCTGCACCGGCGTCTTGGTGTCCCAGCGCCACGTGCTGACCGCCGCCCACTGTGTTCACGACGGGAAGGACTACGTCAAGGGAGCCCGGAAGCTGAGGGTGGGGTTCCTGACTCCGCCGTACATCAACGGCACCAAGCCCGACCAGGCCCTCGCCAAAAAGCCCCTGGTGCGCTGGGTTCGGGTCAAACGCACCCGTGTTCCCAAGGGCTGGATCCAGGGTCCACAAGAGGTCAGCATGGACTTCGACTACGCCCTTCTGGAGCTTCGCTGGCCTCACCGTCGGCCCTTCATGCGCCTGTCGGTAGCTCCGTCCGCCGATGACCTGGCAGGGAAGCGCATCCACTTCTCCGGGTTCGACAGCGATAGGTCCGGGGAGCTGGTCTACCGCTTCTGTCCCGTGGAGGACGAGTCTAACGATCTGATCTATCAGCATTGCGACGCCAGACCCGGGGCTAGCGGCTCGGGGGTGTATGGCCGCGTGTGGGACACGGCTCTGGAGCGCTGGGAGAGGAAAGTGATCGGCGTCTTCTCCGGGCATCAGTGGCTGGAGATCAATGGGGAGAACCGTGACTACAATGTGGCCGTGAGATTCACCCCGCTGAAGTTTGCCCAGATCTGCTATTGGGTTCATGGGACTCGGGTAGACTGTAGCCAGGAGTAA
- the cfl1 gene encoding cofilin 1 (The RefSeq protein has 1 substitution compared to this genomic sequence), which produces MASGVTVTDDVITVFNEMKVRKLQANEDEKKKRKKAVLFCLSEDKKHIILEEGQEILTGDVGVTVQDPYLHFVKMLPADDCRYALYDATYETKETKKEDLVSIFWAPDGAPLKSKMIYASSKDAIKKKFTGIKHEWQVNGLDDIKDRRTLADKLGGSSVITLEGSPL; this is translated from the exons ATG GCTTCCGGGGTGACAGTGACGGATGACGTTATCACCGTCTTCAACGAGATGAAGGTGCGCAAGTTGCAGGCCAACGAGGAcgagaagaagaagaggaagaaggcgGTGCTCTTCTGCCTGAGCGAGGACAAGAAGCACATTATCCTGGAGGAGGGACAGGAAATCTTAACGGGGGACGTTGGCGTCACAGTCCAGGACCCCTACCTTCACTTCGTCAAGATGCTGCCTGCAGACGACTGCCGCTACGCCCTCTACGACGCCACCTACGAGACCAAGGAGACCAAGAAAGAGGACCTGGTCTTCATCTTCTG GGCCCCTGATGGCGCTCCTCTGAAGAGCAAGATGATCTACGCCAGTTCAAAGGATGCCATCAAGAAGAAGTTCACAG GAATCAAGCACGAGTGGCAAGTGAACGGTTTGGACGACATCAAGGACCGACGCACCCTCGCCGACAAGCTTGGCGGCTCATCGGTAATCACCCTGGAAGGAAGCCCTCTATAG
- the atl3 gene encoding atlastin-3, translating to MGSEPGPVQIVTVCKEDHSFALDTEALEGVLLAPEIRDKHVVVLSVAGAFRKGKSFILDFMLRYMYRKDLDEDWLGQDNEPLTGFKWRGGSEPETTGIQVWSQVFLVKKKNGTEVAVLLMDTQGAFDNQSTVKDCATIFALSTMTSSIQIYNLSQNIQEDDLQQLQLFTEYGRLAMDEIFQKPFQSLMFLIRDWSFPYEYKYGLEGGSMFLDKRLQVKESQHKELQSVREHIHSCFTYINCFLLPHPGLKVATSPAFKGQLSDVAPEFKDQLRNLIPKLLSPEKLAEKEINGNKVTCRGLVEFFKAYIKIYQGEDLPHPKSMLMATAEANNLAAVAAAKDQYYRNMEKVCGGDLPYVNPASLEEKHEFYLQESLHLFSSTKKMGGKEFCNRYRDQLEAELGEMWESFSKHNQSKNIFSAFQTPAVLFVLVCFLYVLSGLLVFIGLATIAFACDCLLGLAMLAMLTWAFIRYSGKYRGLGGAIDETAGIILEKATLVLNKSRPEVAERKSR from the exons ATGGGTAGCGAGCCGGGCCCAGTCCAGATTGTGACCGTATGCAAGGAAGACCACTCCTTTGCCCTTGACACGGAGGCTCTGGAAGGAGTTCTACTGGCACCCGAGATCCGGGACAAACATGTGGTGGTTCTTTCGGTGGCCGGGGCCTTCCGGAAGGGCAAGAGCTTCATCCTGGACTTCATGCTACGCTACATGTACAGGAAG GACCTCGATGAGGATTGGCTGGGTCAGGATAACGAGCCCCTGACCGGGTTCAAATGGAGAGGGGGGTCCGAGCCAGAGACCACCGGCATCCAGGTGTGGAGCCAGGTCTTCCTGGTGAAGAAGAAAAATGGGACCGAG GTGGCCGTGTTGCTGATGGACACCCAGGGTGCATTTGACAACCAGTCCACCGTTAAGGATTGTGCCACAATATTTGCTCTCAGTACCATGACCAGCTCCATACAG ATCTACAACCTCTCACAGAACATACAGGAAGATGATCTGCAACAGCTGCAG CTGTTTACAGAATATGGTCGCCTTGCCATGGATGAAATCTTTCAGAAGCCCTTCCAG TCTCTGATGTTCCTAATCAGGGATTGGAGCTTCCCCTATGAATACAAATATGGCCTTGAGGGAGGCAGCATGTTCCTGGACAAACGTCTTCAG GTGAAGGAGAGTCAACACAAGGAGCTCCAGTCAGTGAGGGAACATATCCATTCCTGCTTCACCTACATCAACTGTTTCCTGCTTCCGCACCCTGGGCTGAAGGTGGCCACCAGCCCTGCTTTCAAGGGCCAGCTTAGTG ATGTGGCTCCGGAGTTCAAAGATCAACTGCGGAACCTTATCCCCAAACTGCTGAGCCCGGAAAAGCTAGCCGAGAAGGAGATCAATGGCAATAAAGTCACCTGCCGGGGCCTGGTGGAGTtctttaag GCCTACATCAAGATCTACCAAGGTGAAGACCTGCCACACCCGAAGTCCATGCTGATG GCTACAGCCGAGGCCAACAACCTGGCTGCCGTTGCTGCCGCCAAAGACCAGTATTACCGGAACATGGAGAAG GTCTGTGGGGGGGACCTGCCCTACGTGAACCCTGCCTCTCTGGAAGAGAAGCATGAGTTCTACCTCCAAGAGTCCCTCCACCTCTTCTCCTCCACCAAGAAGATGGGTGGGAAGGAGTTCTGCAACCGTTACCGGGACCAGCTGGAGGCCGAGCTGGGGGAAATGTGGGAGTCGTTTAGCAAGCACAATCAG TCAAAGAATATCTTCAGCGCGTTCCAGACGCCCGCGGTCCTGTTTGTCCTTGTGTGCTTCCTGTATGTACTGTCCGGGCTGTTGGTCTTTATCGGCCTGGCTACCATTGCTTTTGCGTGTGACTGTCTCCTCGGCCTGGCCATGCTTGCCATGCTCACCTGGGCCTTCATCCGCTATTCTGGAAAATACAGAGGGCTGGGCGGAGCCATTGACGAGACTGCAGGAATTATACTGGAGAAG GCCACTTTGGTGTTGAACAAGTCAAGGCCAGAGGTGGCCGAGAGGAAGTCCCGCTAG
- the si:ch211-145o7.3 gene encoding forkhead box protein N2, protein MECDPHTLPTLPQSGSDMECDPHTLPNLPQSATPPTTHTQSPPFSSPPLQASSTLPVSLPLSPLSIPASPDSPSPTPPASTHPKTPSPFLQPLSPPQFLDDQNIPCLSSPSMSDQGDLTCLNWLHQRGNLLPLQPLPKMTPLPQLEPLYPIPTRHPLSSPSKPPYSFSSLIFMAIEDSPDKRLPVKGIYEWIVNSFPYYSAAPAGWRNSVRHNLSLSKSFRRIHCDRSQVVGKGSLWCVSPEHRPALLEVLRKTRYYDGTNVHLLNNPALLEGADYDVPVVSDTVEISDSLSQTLLLSSPSSSALTSDTPPLSSNPACPLTPEGDELVTMEAVEYEEAAGEEMEKDPLCDSGYIELHYYQYHQYQYLVLPGDTELDLETVEILQLDAEAQEAAGSLLDLAGGGH, encoded by the exons ATGGAGTGTGACCCTCACACACTGCCCACCCTACCTCAATCTGGGAGTGACATGGAGTGTGACCCTCACACACTCCCCAATTTACCTCAATCTGCCACTCCTCCCACCACCCATACCCAGTCCCCACCTTTctcttcacctcctctgcaAGCGTCCTCCACTCTCCCTGTTTCGCTACCCCTCTCTCCACTATCGATCCCGGCGTCCCCTGATTCCCCTTCACCCACGCCCCCGGCTTCCACCCACCCCAAGACCCCCTCCCCTTTTCTACAGCCCCTGTCCCCCCCCCAGTTCCTCGATGACCAAAACATTCCCTGCCTCAGCTCTCCTTCCATGTCTGACCAGGGCGATCTGACCTGTCTGAACTGGCTGCATCAGAGAGGCAACCTGCTGCCCCTCCAGCCGCTGCCCAAAATGACTCCGCTGCCCCAGCTGGAGCCGCTGTATCCCATACCGACCAGgcaccctctctcctccccctccaagCCCCCATACTCCTTCAGCAGCCTCATCTTCATGGCGATCGAAGACTCTCCGGACAAGAGGCTGCCAGTAAAGGGCATCTACGAGTGGATAGTGAACAGCTTCCCGTACTACAGTGCGGCGCCGGCGGGCTGGAGGAACTCCGTTCGACACAacctgtccctgagcaagagcTTTCGTCGGATTCACTGTGACAGGAGCCAG GTGGTCGGGAAAGGCTCgttgtggtgtgtgtctccagagCATCGACCGGCTCTCCTGGAGGTGCTAAGGAAGACCCGCTATTATGACGGCACCAACGTGCACCTGCTGAACAACCCGGCATT GTTGGAGGGAGCAGATTACGACGTGCCTGTGGTGTCCGACACTGTGGAGATCTCAG ATTCCCTTTCCCAAaccctcctcctgtcctccccctcttcaTCAGCTTTGACATCAGACACGCCACCTCTTTCCTCGAACCCGGCGTGCCCTCTGACCCCTGAGGGCGACGAGCTTGTCACCATGGAAGCGGTGGAATACGAGGAAGCGGCCGgtgaggagatggagaaagaccCGCTGTGCGACAGCGGCTACATAGAGTTACACTACTACCAGTATCACCAGTACCAGTATTTGGTCCTGCCCGGCGACACCGAACTGGACCTGGAGACCGTGGAGATCCTGCAGCTGGATGCTGAAGCCCAAGAGGCAGCCGGGTCACTTTTGGATCTGGCTGGGGGTGGACATTAG
- the yif1a gene encoding protein YIF1A — MDLSHHGYRASAKPRARAAPPAGDPLLFDDTSSAAAPMNSQGYYTPGYDMGGAPPGGPGNAGVNNLFADPMASAAMMYGSSLANQGKDMVNKEISRYVSVNKLKYFFAVDSKYVMKKLLLLMFPYTHQDWEVRYHRDTPLTPRHDVNAPDLYIPSMAFITYILLTGMALGIQKRFSPEVLGLCASTALVWVVIEVLVMLLSLYLLTVHSDLSTFDLIAYSGYKYVGMIFTVLGGLLFGSDGYFVALAWSSCALMFFIVRSLKMKILSSLSNDPMGAGASAKPRLRLYITVATAAFQPIIIYWLTSHLVR, encoded by the exons ATGGACCTTTCACATCATGGCTACCGAGCAAGTG CGAAGCCAAGGGCTCGTGCTGCGCCCCCTGCCGGGGACCCCCTCCTGTTCGATGATACCAGTTCGGCTGCAGCACCAATGAACAGTCAGGGTTACTACACTCCCGGGTACGACATGGGAGGTGCTCCTCCGGGAGGGCCGGGGAATGCTGGGGTCAACAACCTGTTTGCCGACCCAATGGCCAGTGCTGCTATGATGTATGGATCTTCCTTGGCCAACCAGGGAAAGGATATGGTCAACAAGGAG ATCAGCAGATATGTGTCTGTGAACAAACTGAAGTACTTCTTCGCTGTCGATTCCAAATATGTAATGAAGAAACTCTTACTCCTCATGTTCCCATACACGCATCAG GACTGGGAAGTTCGTTACCACAGAGACACGCCTCTCACACCTAGGCATGATGTCAATGCGCCTGACCTTTATATACCTT cGATGGCTTTCATCACCTACATTTTGCTTACTGGGATGGCCCTTGGCATTCAAAAGAG GTTCAGTCCAGAGGTGCTTGGTCTCTGTGCCAGTACTGCTCTGGTGTGGGTTGTCATAGAGGTCTTGGTTATGTTGCTGAGTCTGTACCTCCTCACTGTTCACTCTGACCTATCCACGTTTGATCTCATCGCCTATAGCGGATACAAATATGTTGG GATGATTTTTACAGTGCTGGGGGGCCTCCTGTTTGGCAGTGATGGCTACTTTGTGGCTCTTGCCTGGTCTTCGTGTGCcctaatgtttttcatt GTCCGCTCCCTCAAAATGAAGATTCTGTCGTCTCTCTCCAATGACCCCATGGGGGCCGGGGCAAGTGCCAAACCAAGACTCCGCCTCTACATCACCGTGGCCACTGCAGCCTTTCAGCCAATTATCATCTACTGGCTCACCTCACATCTGGTGAGGTGA